In the Candidatus Deferrimicrobium sp. genome, CCACCTCCTGATCCAGCTTCCGGTTCATCTGGGCCATCTGGTATTCGTACTCGAAGTCCGAGATCGCCCGCAGCCCCCGCACCAGGACGTGCGCCTCCTGCGCGCGGGCGAAATCCACCAGAAGGCCGCGGAACGATGTAACCTCGACGTTCCCCATCGTCGAGGTCAACCGCTTCAGCATCCGGACGCGTTCCGCGGGGGTGAAGAAGGCGTTTTTCCTAAGGTTCAGCGCCACCGCGACGATCACCCGCGAGAAAACCCGGGAAGAACGCTCGATGATGTCCAGGTGCCCGTTCGTCGGGGGATCGAACGAGCCGGGGTAGACGGCAACGGTCCTCATCGCTTCTCCTGTTTCTGTCCGCCCGTCGGCGCCTGCCCACGGGGACCGGGGATGTCGAACAAGGTGATCCGCGTGTCGCCGTACCGGCGGTCGGCCCGCTCCCTCCAGTCCGACGGAAGGGTTTCCAATGGATCCCGGGAGGCCCGCTCCGCCACCACCACGGCGCCGGGAGCGAGAATCCCGGCGCGGGAAAGCAACTCCGCCGACCGGCCGACCAACCCCTTGCCATACGGGGGGTCGAGGAACACGAGATCGAACGTCCTCCCCTTCGCGGAGAGCCTCCGGACCGCCTCCCGGTAATCGAGGGGGAGACAGAGCGCGCCTTCCGCCTCCAGCGTCGCGAGGTTCGTCCTCAGCGCGGTGAGCGCGATCGGCGAAGACTCCACGAGCACCGCCCCGGCCGCCCCGCGGGAGAGCGACTCGATCGCCATCGCGCCCGTCCCGGCGAAGAGGTCGAGCACGACGCTACCCTTCACGTCCTCCCCGAGGATCGCGAATACGGCTTCGCGGACCCGATCGGTTGTCGGCCGCACGGAGGCCCCGCGCGGGGCGCGAATCGTTCGCCCCCCCCACTTCCCCGCGACGATGCGCACCTTCAGCGCTACCCGGAAGGTTTACGCCCGCCCGACGAGCGCCCCGGCTACGATCTTCGCAGTGCCGGCGGCCCGGAACGCCTGGAAGAGCAGCTTCGCCTCGTCGTACGCCGCCTTCTCGATCATCGAAGCGACCGGGGCGGGGACGGCGTCGATCTCGGCCTTGAACGGTTTGGTGGCGAACTTGATGTCCTTGCCGGCCCCCTTGGCCCATTCGCGCATCCTCCCCATCAGCTCCGGCGGGAGTCCCGCGTGGGCGATGTTCTGCCACTGGGTGCCGACGTTCCCCTTGCGGATTCCGTACTCCGCGAACTTGCCGATGAGGTGGAGCGGCGTGCCGGTGATGCCGTGCTGGGCGATGGATACCCCGAAGCGGTCATGGATGGCCCGGTAGATCTCCCCGGTGCGGTCGAGGTCGATGGAGATCTTCTCCCCTTCCAGGTAGTTTCCGTGC is a window encoding:
- the rsmD gene encoding 16S rRNA (guanine(966)-N(2))-methyltransferase RsmD gives rise to the protein MRIVAGKWGGRTIRAPRGASVRPTTDRVREAVFAILGEDVKGSVVLDLFAGTGAMAIESLSRGAAGAVLVESSPIALTALRTNLATLEAEGALCLPLDYREAVRRLSAKGRTFDLVFLDPPYGKGLVGRSAELLSRAGILAPGAVVVAERASRDPLETLPSDWRERADRRYGDTRITLFDIPGPRGQAPTGGQKQEKR
- the coaD gene encoding pantetheine-phosphate adenylyltransferase, producing the protein MRTVAVYPGSFDPPTNGHLDIIERSSRVFSRVIVAVALNLRKNAFFTPAERVRMLKRLTSTMGNVEVTSFRGLLVDFARAQEAHVLVRGLRAISDFEYEYQMAQMNRKLDQEVDTVIMMTGERHSAISSNIVKEIAMLGGKIDDLVPPLVRDILLKKLKGAKRK